Part of the Streptomyces sp. NBC_01264 genome, GCCGTCCCGGCCGCCGCCTGACCCCCACCGAGCCCTCACCCGGCCACGGCAGCTCCCGCCCCCCTGACGTGAAGCCCTTCCAGCAGGTCCCTCGTAGCCTCCGCGACCGCGACGACGGCGGCGTCGAAGACCTCCTGGTTGTGCGCGGCCGGCGCTCTGAAGCCGGACACCTTCCGCACGTACTGCAAGGCGGCGGCCCGGATCTCCTCCTCGGTCGCTTTCTCCGGAATCGCGGGCGGACGCAACGTCTTAATCGATCGGCACATACCCCCACTATCCCGCTTCCCGAACACCCCCGGCAGAAAGCCGGAACCAGCAGGGGCACGGCATCCGAAGCCCCGACCGGCGGTCAGACCCGTGAGCTGGCAGGGAGCCGCGGTCCGTCCCCGGCCCCCGACCACAGGCGTCCGGCGGTGGTCGGGCTAGACATCACCCTGAGACCGCTCAAGGCCCTCGATGAACGCGTTGTGGAAGGCGAGTTCTACGGCCCGGCAGGGGGCCGTGATGAACATCCCCTGAGCCTCACCGAGGCTGCACCCGGCCACCTGCCTGGTCGCCATGACCCGACGTTGCCGTCGGGTCCGGGCGCAAAAGACCCCCCGCCGTGAACGGCGGGGGGTCTTTTGGCTGGTGGGCGCGGACGGTTTCGAACCGCCGACATCTGCTTTGTAAGAGCCGGATTAAACACGGCCTTCTGCGTCCTCACGGATCTTGCGACCTGCAGTTACGCTGCTGCCCCCTCCTCCACGAAGATCGTTTGGGAGGAATTTAGGGGGCGCGCCCGCTGGGTCAGGTTTGGAGCCTCAGGCCAAATGCTCGTCCACTTCAGGTTACCCATAGCCCGCTCGTAGATAGCCTGCAAACCCTTGAGCCGCTCGACCCGCATCTCTGGCGTCGGGTGCTGGTAGATGCGCTTGATCCCCGGACGTAGATGGCCGGCCTGGTCATGCGCCAGTGACGCCTTGACGCCAAGCTGGTCCTGGTACGTGTCATGCGTGTGCCTGAGATCCCTCATGGTCAAGCCCGGCATGATGGGCTCCCAGGCGGCCCTCTCTGCCCTCCCCCGCGTCACTGTCAGCGCCTTCCTGCCGTCGGCGGCAGGCCTGATGTGCGCCCGGGTGAAGTTGCTGCGGCGCCAGAAGACCCCAGACGGGGTGCAGAACACGTACTCGTGCGGCCACACCTCCAGGTGCCGCTTAAGTAGCGCGGCGAGGAACGGTGGGATGTCGATGTCCCGAGCGCGGTTACCGTTCTTCGGCGCTTCCAGCTGAAGGACCAGGCCAGTCTTCTCCCCGTCGGGATCGCGGCCCTCGTATTCGGCGAGCTCCCCGACCTCCGGATCGACGCGGATGATCGGGCACTCGAACCATCCGCCGTCGTGCGACTGCCGGCGGGTGCGCAGAACGTTGTCGCGGTGCAGCGCGGCACCCTCCCCCCAGCCGAGGCCCGTAAAGGCGGTGGCGAGGACATGCAGGCCGACTGCAGGACCGAGTCGACGGGCCATTTGGAGCACCACTTCGGGTGGCGCCCACTTCTCCTCGTCGGTCTTCTTCGGCTTCGCTGGTGTCGCGGCAGCCCCTGCTGGAAGCGTCCGCCGCCGGCCGTAGAGCGGATTGACCTCCAGGTAGCGGGCATCAACTGCGCCGGTCATGATCGACGACATCAGGCTGACCGCGTGCCCGGCGGTCACCGACTCGCAGGACAGCTCATTCAGCTGCCAGTCGTCCACGTCGAACCAGGTGATGTTGATGAGCGCCACGTGCTCCCACTTGGGGAAGATGTGCTGCTCCAGCAGGTTCCACCGCTTAGCGACCGTCGCTCCACGCTTGGGCTTCGCCTTCATCCATCGGCGGGCGAGCACTCCGAACTTCTCCTGCTGCTTCGCTGGGTCGATGTACCGGCCGGCCCGGATGGCCGCCTCTTGCTTCTCGCCGTATTCCTCGGCCAGCTTCTTGGTCGGGAAGCCGGGCCATGTGCCCGGCTTCCCGTCGGGCTTCGTCCAGCGCGCCCGCCACGTGAACTGCTTCGTCTGCTTGCCGTTCCGTACCTTGTAGACCTTCTCGGCCCAGGCCATACGCCTGTCTCCTCTCGCGCGGTCAGACCCATGCTGGGGCAGCCGTAGCTGCGGAGGCGGTCTAGCGGCAGGAGACGGCCGCTTCGAGTGACGGAGCGCCCGGCACAAGGCCGAGCGCGGCATTGACCTGGCCTATGCCGGCCTCCGTCAGTGCGCCTTCGAAGGACAGCTGGGGGGCGACGTAGACGAGGAGATGGTCACCCGTCGGATCGACCCACACGACAGCGTCGTCTGGAAGCGCACAACCGCACAGAACATGAACACACATCGGCACCCCGCCCGTTCAATGTGGGGCCCCACCATCAGCGTTCTGTCATGCAACCACACATGTGAGTGACATGTGGAGGGTTCGGAGTGACAGAAGCGATCAAATGCTGTTACGCGCTGTCGCGGTCGGTCGGGTAGCTGAGTTCGTGCAGCATCGGCTGCATGCGGCGCCACGCCCTGAGGTGCCGCTGGCGCTCTTCTGGCGTCGGATTCTTGGAGGCGCCCTTCACGACGACGGTCACCGAGGTTCCGTCCGGGAGCTGGATGACCGCGGTCTCGACGACCGCTCCGTCCCGTTCGAGCTCGTCCTGAACCGTCATTGGGAGCCCCTCCACGCTGGATCGCCGAGAGTTCTCGGCGTCCACAGGATTTCCACGGATGGGATCGCCGCCGGCAAGGATCCGCTCCGGCGAGTCCGGCGTCCAGCCGACCAGTTCAGCGAAGGCGCGGATGGTCGGCGAGACCCTCTTGAACGGCTTCCCCTGCTCGATGTTCTGCACGGTGGCGCGGCTTACGCCGAGGGCTACCGCGACTTCCTCTTGGGTCAGCTTGGGGCGGAGCGCCAGGCGTGCGGCCTTGAGTGCCTCACCGAGTCGTGCGCAGTCCGTGTCCATGGCTCCTCATCATGCACTAGGTCTCTGCAACCAAGAAGCATACTTCTCAGCCTTTGACCAGCGCATTGGTAGTCATTCCGAGCCAAGAAGGTTGCATGGGGCGCACACCCCACACCCTCCCGCGCCTCCTGGCACGCAGTGACGCAACCAAAATTTAGTCGACTGAGGTAGGCGAACTGCTTGCGTTCGTAGTCAAACTGCGACTACATTTTAGTTGTGAGGCCGAACGGACAAGCAATCAGAGCCATACGCCGAGCCCAGCACATGGGGCTCCGTGCGCTGCAAGAACTGACCGGCTTGAACAGGGGCTACCTCTCCCGGCTGGAGAGGGGGCACATCCACGAGCCGGACGACGAGCAAGTCCGGAAGGTCGCCGAAGCCCTGCACGTGGCACTTGACGCCATAACTCACAAGGAGAAGACGTGACCGCCGACGCCACGAAGGCGCGCCCGACCAAGAACCCGAAGGCCCGCGCCCTCGCCGCGGCCGCCGCCGCCAACAGGCGAGTCCAGCGACTCAAGGCCGAAGAGGAGATGGACCTCGTCCGCTGGACGCCGGAGGAGGTCGTCGAAAAGGAGCTGCTCGCCTTCAGGAGCGTCCGACTCCTCAAGGAGGCCTGCTACAAGCGCAAGGTCTACCACCACAAGGACAACGGTCGGATCACGTTCACGCCGGAAGACATCCGGATGGAGAACGCCCGCACCCAGGTCGTCCCGATCGCCGCTTAGCGGCTATGCGGCCCCGACCGCCGGTTTCTTCCCGGTCCCCGGCCAGTCAGGGCCTCCCGAAGTACCGCCCCTCACTGCACGTACATGCAGGAAGAAGAGGAACCCCGATGTCCCACATCATCGCCGGTGATCCGGCTCCCACCAACCCCAGCGGCAAGCTGCGCGTCGAGGTACTCGCCGGTCTGGGTTGTGCCTTCGATGGCATTGAGGACCCTGCGGCACGCGCCGAAGAAATCCTCGCCCGGTACGACGCCCTGAAGCGCGCCGAGGTGCTGGCCGAGGCGGCCGACCGTCTCCGCGCGGCAATGCTGCTGGCCGACGACTGCGCCTGCGAGACCTTCATCCGGAACCAGGCTCGCGGCGGTGAGTCCCGTGGCTGATCTCCTCCCCGCCTCTGACATCGCCCGCCTGGACGTGCCGCTGGCCGAGCTGACCGCGG contains:
- a CDS encoding DUF2277 domain-containing protein, with the translated sequence MCRSIKTLRPPAIPEKATEEEIRAAALQYVRKVSGFRAPAAHNQEVFDAAVVAVAEATRDLLEGLHVRGAGAAVAG
- a CDS encoding helix-turn-helix domain-containing protein, with protein sequence MDTDCARLGEALKAARLALRPKLTQEEVAVALGVSRATVQNIEQGKPFKRVSPTIRAFAELVGWTPDSPERILAGGDPIRGNPVDAENSRRSSVEGLPMTVQDELERDGAVVETAVIQLPDGTSVTVVVKGASKNPTPEERQRHLRAWRRMQPMLHELSYPTDRDSA
- a CDS encoding helix-turn-helix domain-containing protein, which encodes MRPNGQAIRAIRRAQHMGLRALQELTGLNRGYLSRLERGHIHEPDDEQVRKVAEALHVALDAITHKEKT